In the genome of Salinispirillum sp. LH 10-3-1, one region contains:
- the rpsA gene encoding 30S ribosomal protein S1 — MSESFADLFEESLKTIDMVPGSIVTGVVVAIDEDWVTIHAGLKSEGVVPRVQFLSEAGELEVSVGDEVKVALDAVEDGWGETRLSREKAKRAEAWIDLEKAHEADEVVMGIINGKVKGGFTVDVKTVRAFLPGSLVDVRPVRDTAHLEGKELEFKVIKLDKKRNNVVVSRRAVLESANSQEREELLANLQEGQSVKGIVKNLTDYGAFVDLGGVDGLLHITDMAWKRIKHPSEIVAVGDEIDVKVLKFDRERNRVSLGLKQLGEDPWVDIKARYPEDSVVKAKVTNLTDYGCFAELEEGVEGLVHVSEMDWTNKNIHPSKVVQVGDEVEVMVLDIDEERRRISLGIKQTQINPWEDFAQSFNKGDRVKGTIKSITDFGIFLGLDGGIDGLVHLSDISWHETGEEAVRKYKKGDELETLILSVDPERERISLGIKQMESDPFAEYVSVNDKGTIVTGKVVEVDAKGASVELAEDVIAVLKASEISRDRVEDARNVLKEGEEVEAKIISVDRKNRVVTLSIKQKDMADEKQAVRELKDKSQDVAGPTTIGDLIKQKMQDKSEG, encoded by the coding sequence ATGAGCGAAAGCTTTGCAGATCTTTTCGAAGAAAGTTTAAAAACCATTGATATGGTTCCCGGTTCTATTGTTACTGGCGTAGTTGTAGCCATTGACGAAGATTGGGTCACTATCCACGCTGGCCTGAAGTCAGAAGGCGTTGTTCCTCGCGTTCAGTTCCTGAGCGAAGCGGGCGAACTGGAAGTCAGCGTTGGCGACGAAGTTAAAGTAGCACTGGACGCAGTGGAAGACGGTTGGGGTGAAACTCGCCTGTCGCGTGAAAAAGCCAAGCGTGCAGAAGCCTGGATTGATCTGGAAAAAGCCCACGAAGCTGATGAAGTGGTCATGGGTATCATCAACGGCAAGGTGAAAGGCGGCTTCACAGTAGACGTGAAAACCGTTCGTGCGTTCCTGCCTGGTTCACTGGTTGACGTACGTCCAGTACGCGACACAGCACACCTGGAAGGCAAAGAACTCGAATTCAAAGTTATCAAGCTCGACAAGAAGCGCAACAACGTCGTGGTTTCACGCCGTGCGGTTCTGGAGTCTGCTAACTCGCAAGAGCGCGAAGAGCTGTTGGCTAACCTGCAAGAAGGTCAGAGCGTTAAAGGTATCGTTAAGAACCTTACCGATTACGGCGCATTCGTTGATTTGGGCGGCGTAGATGGCCTGCTGCACATCACCGACATGGCTTGGAAGCGTATCAAGCATCCGTCTGAAATCGTTGCAGTTGGCGACGAAATCGACGTTAAAGTATTGAAGTTCGACCGTGAGCGTAACCGCGTTTCTCTGGGTCTGAAGCAGTTGGGTGAAGATCCATGGGTCGACATCAAAGCACGCTACCCAGAAGACTCAGTTGTTAAAGCTAAGGTTACTAACCTGACCGATTACGGCTGCTTCGCTGAACTGGAAGAAGGCGTTGAAGGTTTGGTTCACGTATCCGAAATGGATTGGACCAACAAGAACATCCACCCATCTAAAGTGGTACAAGTGGGTGACGAAGTTGAAGTAATGGTTCTGGATATCGACGAAGAGCGTCGTCGTATCTCTCTGGGTATCAAGCAGACTCAGATCAACCCTTGGGAAGATTTCGCCCAAAGCTTCAACAAAGGCGACCGTGTTAAAGGCACCATCAAGTCTATTACCGACTTCGGTATCTTCTTGGGTCTGGATGGCGGCATCGATGGTCTGGTTCACCTGTCAGACATCAGCTGGCACGAAACTGGCGAAGAAGCCGTACGTAAGTACAAGAAAGGCGATGAGCTGGAAACTTTGATCTTGTCTGTTGATCCTGAGCGTGAGCGCATCTCACTGGGTATCAAGCAGATGGAAAGCGATCCGTTCGCAGAATACGTCAGCGTAAATGACAAAGGCACTATCGTTACTGGTAAGGTCGTTGAAGTAGACGCAAAAGGCGCTTCTGTTGAACTGGCTGAAGATGTAATTGCTGTACTGAAAGCCTCTGAAATCAGCCGTGACCGCGTAGAAGACGCGCGTAACGTACTGAAAGAAGGCGAAGAAGTAGAAGCGAAGATCATCAGTGTTGATCGTAAGAACCGCGTTGTTACGCTGTCCATCAAGCAGAAAGATATGGCTGATGAGAAGCAAGCAGTACGTGAACTGAAAGACAAGTCGCAAGACGTTGCTGGCCCGACCACCATTGGTGATCTGATCAAGCAAAAGATGCAAGACAAGTCTGAAGGCTAA
- the ihfB gene encoding integration host factor subunit beta, protein MTKSELIERITERQPHLSAKDVELAIKTILEHMSEALSDGERIEVRGFGSFSLHYRSARQGRNPKTGEAVLLDGKYVPHFKPGKELRESVNSAIEDE, encoded by the coding sequence ATGACAAAGTCGGAACTGATAGAGCGTATCACGGAGCGACAACCGCATTTGTCGGCTAAAGATGTCGAATTGGCCATTAAGACCATCCTTGAACATATGTCTGAAGCCCTGTCTGATGGCGAACGCATAGAGGTCAGAGGGTTTGGCAGTTTTTCACTGCATTATCGCTCGGCGCGCCAAGGCCGTAACCCAAAAACTGGCGAGGCTGTATTGCTGGATGGCAAATACGTACCGCATTTTAAGCCAGGTAAAGAACTGCGTGAATCCGTCAACTCCGCCATAGAAGACGAATAA
- the cmk gene encoding (d)CMP kinase yields the protein MTVFKDQTAPVLTIDGPSGSGKGTVSTMLARELGWHFLDSGALYRLTALCALNHGIDLDQDADVAVLAEHLDIRFDVDNGSVFLEGDDVTRELRTEKTGEAASRVAAYPAVRQALLARQRAFRVEPGLVADGRDMGTVVFPDATLKVFLTASSEERARRRYEQLKGSGVATSYDEVLSEVMARDERDSSRAASPLVPAEDARILDSTHLTVEEVLETIRADLGKLSLR from the coding sequence ATGACAGTTTTTAAGGATCAAACAGCACCCGTATTGACCATTGATGGGCCTAGCGGCTCGGGCAAGGGTACCGTCAGCACCATGTTGGCGCGCGAACTGGGCTGGCACTTTTTGGACTCTGGTGCGCTGTATCGCTTGACCGCACTCTGTGCGCTCAACCATGGTATTGACCTCGACCAGGATGCCGATGTTGCAGTATTGGCGGAGCATTTAGACATTCGTTTTGATGTCGACAATGGTTCCGTGTTTTTGGAAGGCGACGACGTTACCCGTGAGCTGCGCACTGAAAAGACCGGTGAAGCCGCATCCCGAGTAGCAGCCTATCCGGCAGTGCGCCAAGCATTGTTGGCTCGCCAGCGCGCTTTTCGTGTTGAACCGGGTTTGGTCGCCGATGGGCGTGACATGGGCACCGTGGTTTTCCCGGACGCTACCTTGAAAGTCTTTCTCACTGCCAGCTCGGAAGAGCGTGCGCGTCGACGCTATGAGCAGTTAAAGGGCAGTGGGGTAGCCACCAGTTATGACGAAGTCCTTTCTGAAGTCATGGCGCGTGACGAGCGTGACAGCAGTCGTGCAGCATCGCCCTTAGTGCCCGCTGAAGACGCTCGTATCCTAGACAGCACCCACCTAACAGTAGAAGAAGTACTGGAGACTATCCGGGCTGATTTGGGCAAGCTGTCTCTGCGATAG